From the genome of Mesorhizobium japonicum MAFF 303099, one region includes:
- a CDS encoding uracil-DNA glycosylase family protein gives MHQRAALASGDLQPAECGRLSVELDSLAATVRACRICVENPVGKPLPHEPRPVLRPSSSARILIASQAPGTKVHLSGMPFTDASGDRLRSWLGVTSDEFYDIEKFAIVPMGFCFPGQDAKGGDLPPRRECAPAWRAPLMALMPRIDLVLTIGIYAQSWHMAAARRPSLTETVMDWRAIWENSVGAKVLPLPHPSWRNSGWLKQNPWFEMDLLPFLRSEIRYRLG, from the coding sequence ATGCACCAACGTGCTGCGCTGGCATCAGGCGATCTCCAGCCGGCCGAGTGCGGCCGCTTGAGCGTGGAACTGGACAGCCTCGCGGCAACGGTCAGGGCCTGCCGTATCTGCGTTGAAAATCCCGTCGGCAAGCCGCTGCCGCATGAGCCGAGGCCGGTGCTGCGGCCCTCGTCCAGCGCCCGCATCCTGATTGCCAGCCAGGCGCCGGGAACCAAGGTGCACCTGTCGGGCATGCCGTTCACCGATGCCTCGGGCGACCGCCTGCGCAGTTGGCTCGGCGTGACCAGCGACGAATTCTACGACATCGAGAAATTCGCCATCGTGCCGATGGGCTTCTGCTTTCCCGGCCAGGATGCCAAGGGTGGTGACCTGCCGCCAAGGCGCGAATGCGCGCCAGCCTGGCGTGCGCCTTTGATGGCGCTGATGCCGCGGATCGACCTGGTGCTGACGATTGGCATCTACGCGCAGTCCTGGCATATGGCCGCCGCGCGCCGGCCCTCGCTGACGGAAACGGTGATGGACTGGCGCGCCATCTGGGAGAATTCCGTCGGCGCAAAAGTGCTGCCGCTGCCACATCCATCCTGGCGCAACAGCGGCTGGTTGAAGCAGAATCCGTGGTTTGAAATGGATTTGCTGCCTTTCCTGCGCTCGGAAATCCGCTATCGCCTCGGTTAG
- a CDS encoding Lrp/AsnC family transcriptional regulator, with protein MDRLDRKILRLLQEDATLAVADVAKKVGLSTTPCWRRIQKLEEEGVIKRRVAILDHEKVNVRVTVFVSIRTNSHSHEWLRRFSEVIQEFPEVVEFYRMSGDVDYLLRVVVPDIAAYDAFYKRLIAKIEIRDVSSSFAMEQIKYTTEIPLDYMVLDKESGANAA; from the coding sequence ATGGACCGCCTTGACCGAAAAATTCTCCGCCTTCTACAGGAGGACGCTACACTCGCGGTTGCCGATGTCGCCAAGAAAGTCGGCCTGTCGACCACGCCCTGCTGGCGCCGCATCCAGAAGCTCGAGGAGGAGGGCGTCATCAAGCGGCGCGTCGCTATTCTCGACCATGAGAAGGTCAATGTGCGGGTCACCGTCTTCGTCTCGATTCGCACGAATTCGCACAGCCACGAATGGCTGCGCCGCTTTTCCGAGGTCATCCAGGAGTTTCCCGAGGTGGTCGAGTTCTACCGCATGAGCGGCGACGTCGACTATCTCTTGCGCGTCGTGGTGCCTGATATCGCCGCCTACGACGCCTTCTATAAGCGGCTGATCGCCAAGATCGAAATCCGTGACGTGTCGTCGTCCTTCGCCATGGAGCAAATCAAGTATACGACCGAAATCCCGCTCGACTACATGGTGCTGGACAAGGAATCCGGCGCCAACGCCGCCTGA
- a CDS encoding thermonuclease family protein: MSRSWSPRSRRRYAAPRPRSLWRKVLDYGLTIIILGLLILLAARLDRVETRQTQGAAIINDGDSITLGTERIRMRGIDAPEYTQTCRRNGVDYACGTLARQSLVRLIAGRPVTCSGWQRDRYGRLLGDCKAGGTDLNRAQVEAGWAVAFGDFESEEATARAAKVGIWAGTFDQPQDWRDSHHGEVVERKHGTLASIGDAVREIFRFW, translated from the coding sequence ATGAGCCGTTCCTGGTCGCCGAGATCGCGCCGGCGGTACGCGGCGCCGCGCCCGAGGAGCCTGTGGCGCAAGGTGCTGGACTATGGGCTGACCATCATCATTCTGGGGCTGCTGATCCTGTTGGCGGCGCGCCTGGATCGGGTGGAGACGCGTCAGACGCAAGGCGCGGCCATCATCAATGACGGCGATTCGATCACGCTCGGCACCGAGCGCATCCGCATGCGCGGCATCGACGCTCCGGAATACACTCAGACCTGCCGCAGGAACGGCGTCGACTATGCCTGCGGCACGCTTGCGCGCCAGTCGCTGGTGCGCCTGATCGCCGGCAGGCCCGTCACCTGCAGCGGCTGGCAGCGGGATCGCTACGGCCGGTTGCTTGGCGACTGCAAGGCCGGCGGCACCGACCTCAACCGCGCTCAGGTCGAAGCGGGATGGGCGGTTGCCTTTGGCGACTTCGAAAGCGAGGAAGCAACCGCCCGCGCCGCAAAGGTCGGTATCTGGGCGGGTACGTTCGATCAGCCGCAGGACTGGCGCGACAGCCATCACGGCGAGGTCGTGGAGCGAAAACACGGCACGCTGGCGTCGATCGGCGACGCCGTGCGGGAGATTTTTCGCTTCTGGTGA
- the mobB gene encoding molybdopterin-guanine dinucleotide biosynthesis protein B has protein sequence MNIFGITGWKNSGKTTLTEKLVAELVRRGWKVSTVKHAHHDFDIDKPGADSFRHRQAGATEVAIVSGNRWALMHELRGEDEPPLESILSRLAPCDIVLVEGYKRESHRKIETRRLEAKDRTPLSAGDPNIVAIAADFAVTDKSLPAFDLDDVKSIVDFIERTTGLVA, from the coding sequence ATGAACATCTTCGGCATCACCGGCTGGAAAAACTCCGGCAAGACCACCCTCACCGAAAAGCTGGTCGCCGAGCTTGTGCGGCGCGGCTGGAAGGTCTCGACGGTCAAACATGCCCATCATGATTTCGACATCGACAAGCCGGGCGCCGACAGCTTCCGCCATCGGCAGGCTGGCGCCACCGAGGTTGCGATCGTCTCCGGCAACCGCTGGGCGCTGATGCACGAATTGCGCGGCGAGGATGAGCCGCCGCTGGAAAGCATCCTCTCGCGACTCGCCCCATGCGACATCGTGCTGGTCGAAGGCTACAAGCGCGAATCCCACCGCAAGATCGAAACACGGCGCCTGGAGGCGAAGGACCGGACGCCGCTTTCGGCGGGCGATCCCAACATTGTCGCCATCGCCGCCGATTTCGCCGTCACGGACAAGAGCCTGCCGGCATTCGATCTCGACGACGTAAAATCGATAGTCGACTTCATCGAGCGTACCACCGGCCTCGTTGCTTGA
- a CDS encoding glutathione S-transferase: MKLFDGGRAPNPRRVRVFLAEKGIAVPLVSVDMGALEHKGQTVSSRNPLQRLPVLELDDGTVITESVAICRYFEELHPEPALFGRGALGKAQVEMWQRRMEFKLLSCVAQAFRHIHPAMKEWEIPQIPEWGEANKPKAIEFLKLLDGELANREFAAGDSYSIADITGLIAIDFMKPARIKVPEECTNVLRWHQAISSRPSAAA; this comes from the coding sequence ATGAAGCTCTTCGACGGTGGCCGGGCACCCAATCCGCGGCGGGTACGTGTCTTCCTCGCCGAAAAGGGGATCGCGGTTCCGCTGGTGTCCGTCGACATGGGCGCGCTGGAGCACAAAGGCCAAACGGTGAGTTCGCGCAACCCTTTGCAGCGCCTGCCGGTGTTGGAGCTTGACGATGGCACCGTCATCACCGAATCCGTCGCCATCTGCCGCTATTTCGAGGAGTTGCATCCGGAGCCGGCCCTGTTCGGGCGCGGCGCGCTGGGCAAGGCACAGGTCGAGATGTGGCAGAGGCGGATGGAGTTCAAGCTGCTCAGCTGCGTCGCGCAGGCCTTTCGCCATATCCATCCGGCCATGAAGGAATGGGAAATCCCGCAGATCCCCGAATGGGGCGAGGCCAACAAGCCGAAAGCAATCGAATTCCTGAAACTCCTCGACGGCGAGTTGGCGAACCGGGAATTCGCCGCCGGCGACAGCTATTCGATTGCGGATATCACCGGCCTGATCGCGATCGACTTCATGAAGCCGGCGCGCATCAAGGTGCCGGAGGAATGCACCAACGTGCTGCGCTGGCATCAGGCGATCTCCAGCCGGCCGAGTGCGGCCGCTTGA
- a CDS encoding GNAT family N-acetyltransferase: protein MPKRSNASPAEKFDLANIRFIEVTPATRGSFETLFEQPGAPKYCWCMAWRHSGREHIQNDEKKRQMMARIDAGAPVGIVAEIDGKSIAWCSVAPRDTYRRLSKRQDDSETGVWSIVCFYVPRALRGGGLASALLDAAIDHAFAKGARIIEAYPVAEASPSYRFMGFRDMFASRGFREVGMAGSRRHVMRLEH from the coding sequence ATGCCAAAACGCTCGAACGCCTCGCCAGCAGAAAAATTTGACCTCGCCAACATCCGCTTCATCGAGGTGACGCCGGCAACACGCGGCAGCTTTGAGACCCTGTTCGAGCAGCCGGGTGCGCCAAAATACTGCTGGTGCATGGCCTGGCGGCACTCTGGCCGCGAGCACATCCAGAACGATGAAAAGAAGCGCCAGATGATGGCGCGCATCGATGCCGGAGCCCCGGTCGGCATCGTCGCTGAGATCGACGGCAAGAGCATTGCCTGGTGTTCGGTCGCTCCGCGCGACACCTATCGCAGGCTTTCAAAGCGGCAGGATGACAGCGAGACCGGCGTATGGTCGATCGTCTGCTTCTATGTGCCGAGGGCTCTGCGCGGCGGCGGCCTTGCCTCGGCCTTGCTCGATGCAGCCATCGATCATGCCTTCGCCAAGGGCGCGCGCATCATCGAGGCCTATCCCGTGGCCGAGGCGTCGCCGAGTTACCGTTTCATGGGCTTTCGCGATATGTTCGCGTCGCGCGGCTTCCGTGAGGTCGGCATGGCCGGTTCTCGCCGACATGTGATGCGGCTCGAGCATTGA
- a CDS encoding ATP-binding protein, producing MPLQRSNTADKFIVDRRKPHRNSDVARAVRKTRDRLSQQAGNPDFDRELLKLHAGAMTSGAVVIPLLVLAIAAAGWLAGVGNEIGLWALFTLTCYTIVAFMARRIERTEASELNPLQTRREFLVGHFLCGLGWGWFVVLGCGACAVDQFPVVKAVVLLLAMAGTALMASSLSGALLATFAVPVALYAYVGTRLWMPVEAMMAGLLVLSLPFFVYVARQLNRASLMLLSFRSEKDALIAELETAKSMSDEARRRAEDANLAKSRFLASMSHELRTPLNAILGFSEVMANEVLGPMSNPTYRDYAHDVHDSGQHLLDLINEILDLSRIEAGRYQLNEEPVMLLNIVEDCCHMMELKARNKDIRVVQDFEQTLPRLFADERAVRQITLNLLSNAIKFTATGGEIRVRVGWTAGGGQYISVKDNGPGIPEDEIPVVLSAFGQGSIAIKSAEQGTGLGLPIVQGLLAMHGGEFELHSKLREGTEAIAIFPLSRVMEELPALPTAAVAARRR from the coding sequence ATGCCCTTGCAACGCTCGAACACAGCGGACAAGTTCATTGTGGACCGCAGGAAACCCCATCGCAACAGCGATGTGGCGCGCGCGGTGCGCAAGACGCGCGACCGTCTTTCGCAGCAGGCCGGCAATCCCGATTTCGACCGCGAATTGTTGAAACTCCATGCCGGCGCCATGACAAGCGGCGCCGTGGTGATCCCGTTGCTCGTCCTGGCGATCGCCGCTGCCGGCTGGCTCGCCGGCGTCGGCAACGAGATCGGGCTCTGGGCGTTGTTCACGCTCACTTGCTATACGATCGTCGCCTTCATGGCGCGACGCATCGAGCGCACGGAAGCGTCCGAGCTTAACCCCTTGCAAACGCGACGGGAATTCCTGGTAGGCCATTTCCTTTGCGGCCTCGGCTGGGGCTGGTTCGTCGTGCTCGGCTGCGGCGCCTGCGCGGTCGACCAGTTTCCGGTGGTCAAGGCGGTGGTGCTGCTTCTTGCCATGGCCGGGACGGCGCTCATGGCCTCATCGCTGAGCGGCGCGCTGCTGGCGACTTTCGCCGTACCGGTGGCGCTCTATGCCTATGTCGGTACCAGGCTGTGGATGCCGGTGGAGGCGATGATGGCCGGGCTGCTTGTCCTGTCGCTGCCTTTCTTCGTCTATGTCGCCCGTCAGCTCAACCGCGCCTCGCTGATGCTGTTGTCGTTCCGCTCCGAAAAGGATGCGCTGATCGCCGAGCTGGAGACAGCGAAATCCATGTCGGACGAGGCGCGGCGGCGGGCCGAGGACGCCAATCTGGCAAAGTCGCGTTTCCTCGCTTCGATGAGCCACGAATTGCGCACGCCACTCAACGCCATTCTCGGCTTTTCCGAGGTTATGGCGAACGAGGTGCTGGGGCCTATGAGCAATCCCACCTATCGCGATTATGCCCATGACGTGCATGATTCCGGCCAGCACCTGCTCGACCTGATCAACGAAATCCTCGATCTGTCGCGCATAGAAGCCGGTCGCTACCAGCTCAACGAAGAGCCGGTGATGTTGCTCAACATCGTCGAGGATTGCTGCCATATGATGGAGTTGAAGGCGCGCAACAAGGATATCCGCGTCGTCCAGGATTTCGAACAGACATTGCCGCGGCTGTTCGCAGACGAGCGCGCCGTGCGCCAGATCACGCTCAACCTTCTGTCCAATGCCATAAAGTTCACCGCCACCGGCGGCGAAATCCGCGTCCGCGTCGGCTGGACGGCGGGCGGCGGGCAATACATCTCCGTCAAGGACAATGGTCCGGGGATTCCCGAGGACGAGATCCCGGTCGTGCTCTCGGCCTTCGGCCAGGGCTCGATCGCCATCAAGAGCGCCGAACAAGGCACCGGGCTCGGCCTGCCGATCGTGCAAGGCCTGCTTGCAATGCATGGCGGCGAGTTCGAACTTCATTCCAAACTGCGTGAAGGCACGGAGGCGATTGCCATCTTCCCCCTGAGCCGGGTGATGGAAGAACTGCCGGCGTTGCCGACCGCGGCGGTGGCGGCGCGACGGCGGTAA
- a CDS encoding ABC transporter permease, which translates to MPAQSIWTLLSWGPDGWSDDIAYGVIVTVLLALATLPIGLTIGFFIALGKQSEEPSLRLAANIYTTVFRGLPELVTLFLFFFGMPILLQHLIRYFRPEATIDVNSFVAGMIVLSLIFSSYASEVFLSAFRAIPKGQYEGGYSIGLSKWQTMRLVILPQLLRIAFPGLENCWLSLLKDTSLVSVVGLAETLRNAGVAARVTKHSFLFYSIAALVFLGLAVVSSFATGAILRSLGKREAQR; encoded by the coding sequence ATGCCAGCCCAAAGCATATGGACACTTCTCAGTTGGGGACCTGACGGCTGGAGTGACGACATTGCCTATGGCGTCATTGTAACGGTTCTGCTCGCGCTGGCGACGCTCCCCATTGGGTTGACGATTGGCTTTTTCATTGCGCTCGGCAAGCAGTCCGAGGAGCCGTCGCTGCGCCTCGCCGCCAATATCTACACCACGGTCTTTCGCGGCCTGCCGGAACTGGTGACGCTTTTCCTGTTCTTCTTCGGCATGCCGATCCTGCTGCAGCATCTCATCCGGTATTTCCGCCCCGAGGCGACCATCGACGTCAACAGCTTCGTCGCCGGCATGATCGTGCTCTCGCTGATCTTCTCGTCCTATGCCAGCGAGGTTTTCCTCTCGGCCTTCCGCGCCATCCCGAAGGGGCAGTATGAGGGTGGCTATTCCATTGGTCTGTCCAAATGGCAGACCATGCGCCTGGTGATCCTGCCGCAGCTGTTGCGCATTGCCTTCCCCGGCCTCGAGAACTGCTGGCTCAGCCTGCTCAAGGACACGTCGCTGGTTTCGGTCGTCGGTCTTGCCGAGACACTGCGCAATGCCGGCGTGGCGGCTCGCGTCACCAAACATTCGTTCCTGTTTTACAGCATTGCGGCTCTGGTCTTTCTCGGTCTGGCCGTCGTGTCATCCTTCGCCACCGGTGCCATTTTGCGCTCGCTTGGCAAACGGGAGGCACAACGATGA
- a CDS encoding ABC transporter substrate-binding protein, whose protein sequence is MRIALRIALAASAALLTLGVAQAQEKTLRIGTEGAYPPFNNLTSDGKLVGFDIDIAQALCDQMKVKCTFVAQDWDGIIPALQAGKFDAIVASMSITPERKEKVDFTHKYYNTPSALAVPKDSTLKGVTKADLAGKTIGVATTTTHFNYASKTYTDSTVKGYPSSPEEQADLANGRLDAIEDDIVVLQQWLDSPDGACCKILGQPSPQPVEIFGPGAGIAVRKGETDLVNKLNEAIDAIRANGKYKEINDKYFKFDVFGAES, encoded by the coding sequence ATGCGTATTGCACTGCGTATCGCGCTCGCCGCATCGGCTGCGCTGCTGACGCTCGGCGTCGCCCAGGCCCAGGAAAAGACCCTGCGGATCGGCACCGAAGGCGCCTATCCCCCGTTCAACAACCTCACCTCCGACGGCAAGCTCGTCGGCTTCGATATCGACATCGCCCAGGCGCTTTGCGATCAGATGAAGGTGAAGTGCACCTTCGTCGCCCAGGATTGGGACGGCATCATCCCGGCACTTCAGGCCGGCAAGTTCGACGCCATCGTCGCTTCGATGTCGATCACGCCTGAGCGCAAGGAGAAGGTCGACTTCACCCACAAATACTACAACACACCCTCGGCTCTCGCAGTGCCGAAAGACAGCACGCTGAAGGGCGTGACCAAGGCAGATCTCGCCGGCAAGACCATCGGCGTCGCCACGACGACCACCCATTTCAACTATGCCTCGAAGACCTACACCGACAGCACCGTGAAGGGCTATCCGAGCAGCCCCGAGGAGCAGGCAGATCTGGCCAATGGTCGTCTGGACGCCATCGAGGACGATATCGTCGTGCTCCAGCAGTGGCTGGACTCGCCTGATGGCGCCTGCTGCAAGATTCTCGGCCAGCCCTCGCCGCAACCGGTCGAGATCTTCGGGCCGGGCGCCGGCATAGCCGTGCGCAAGGGCGAGACCGATCTGGTCAACAAGCTCAATGAGGCCATCGACGCCATCCGCGCCAATGGAAAATACAAGGAAATCAACGACAAGTACTTCAAGTTCGACGTCTTCGGCGCCGAGTCCTGA
- a CDS encoding ABC transporter permease translates to MSATAAMVERPPPRTRGWPRPRIVGYALVCLWIAFGLGIVGYLVFAWNPVFFAKYAPAYLSGLGVTLSLVAISMVLGAVLSMPVAYGRMSRNRILSGLAYCYVYFFRGTPLLVQTFLIYYGLGSFRPELQMIGLWDFFKDAFNCGVFAFALNTAAYQAEILRGAIESVHRGQWEGAASLGLHKLQTLRKIILPQALIVALRPYGNELILMVKASAIVAIITVYDLMGNAKLAFANSFDIQAYIWVALVYLVMVELLRHAIEWIERRITIHLKR, encoded by the coding sequence ATGAGCGCCACCGCCGCCATGGTCGAACGGCCGCCACCGCGGACCCGCGGCTGGCCGCGACCGCGCATCGTCGGCTACGCGCTGGTCTGCCTATGGATCGCCTTTGGCCTTGGCATCGTCGGCTATCTTGTCTTTGCCTGGAACCCGGTCTTCTTCGCCAAATATGCGCCGGCCTATCTGAGCGGACTGGGCGTTACCTTGTCGCTGGTCGCCATTTCAATGGTGCTTGGCGCCGTCCTGTCGATGCCCGTTGCTTACGGGCGCATGTCCAGAAACCGGATCCTGTCCGGCCTTGCTTACTGTTACGTCTATTTCTTTCGAGGCACGCCGCTGCTGGTTCAGACGTTCCTGATCTATTACGGGCTGGGGTCGTTCAGGCCGGAACTCCAGATGATCGGGCTTTGGGATTTCTTCAAGGACGCCTTCAACTGCGGCGTCTTCGCCTTTGCGCTCAACACCGCCGCCTACCAGGCCGAAATCCTGCGCGGCGCCATCGAAAGCGTGCACAGGGGCCAATGGGAAGGCGCTGCATCCCTCGGCCTGCACAAATTGCAGACGCTGCGCAAGATCATCCTGCCGCAAGCTCTGATCGTCGCCTTGCGGCCCTACGGCAATGAGCTGATCCTGATGGTCAAGGCGTCCGCCATCGTCGCCATCATCACCGTCTACGACCTGATGGGCAATGCGAAACTCGCCTTTGCCAATTCCTTCGATATCCAGGCCTATATCTGGGTCGCCCTGGTGTACCTGGTGATGGTCGAGTTGTTGCGCCATGCGATCGAATGGATCGAGCGCCGGATCACCATTCACCTGAAGCGTTGA
- the mobA gene encoding molybdenum cofactor guanylyltransferase MobA, which produces MRRDIAGIVLAGGQSRRMGGGDKSLLPLGSGSVLDQILSRFGPQIEILALSANGDPERFSRFGLPVLADTVEGFAGPLAGILTGLEWAIAGTPCKAVVTAAGDTPFLPLDLVDRLAAAARDHPGSIAVASSAGRRHPTFALWPTECRDALRHFLVDEDNRRVSDFIERHGHVEVEFRFVQSAGLDPFFNINVPDDLAQAARLLQSMTS; this is translated from the coding sequence ATGAGGCGAGATATTGCAGGGATCGTCCTGGCCGGTGGCCAGTCAAGGCGGATGGGAGGCGGCGACAAGAGCCTGTTGCCGCTCGGCAGCGGCAGCGTGCTTGACCAAATCCTGTCGCGCTTTGGCCCGCAGATCGAAATCCTGGCGCTGAGCGCCAATGGCGATCCCGAACGCTTTTCCCGTTTCGGACTGCCCGTGCTTGCCGACACCGTCGAAGGCTTTGCCGGGCCGCTTGCCGGAATCCTAACGGGCCTCGAATGGGCCATTGCCGGCACGCCTTGCAAGGCCGTCGTAACCGCCGCAGGCGACACGCCGTTCCTGCCGCTTGATCTCGTCGATCGCCTGGCGGCGGCAGCCCGCGACCATCCCGGTTCCATTGCCGTCGCCTCCTCGGCCGGTAGGCGGCACCCGACCTTTGCGCTGTGGCCGACCGAATGCCGCGATGCTTTGCGGCATTTCCTGGTCGATGAGGACAACAGGCGCGTTTCGGACTTCATCGAGCGCCATGGTCACGTGGAGGTGGAATTCCGGTTCGTGCAATCCGCTGGGCTCGATCCTTTCTTCAACATCAATGTGCCTGATGACCTTGCCCAGGCCGCGCGCCTGTTGCAGAGCATGACATCATGA
- a CDS encoding DUF3299 domain-containing protein — MNHFTSITGLAAALSLCAAGASAETMHIFWKDLRPATQLAGYALPVDRDGDLVYQFLLVPWTGACSHMPTPPPNQIVLVTPAHPYKMSQAYQSVAVTGALKPDIEKSQLFILDGVSVIQSGYSVRKADVIGVDTVPDTVTLPVNSPWSFLNKKKN; from the coding sequence ATGAACCATTTCACGTCAATCACAGGGCTCGCGGCCGCGCTGTCTCTCTGCGCTGCCGGCGCCTCGGCCGAGACCATGCACATCTTCTGGAAGGATTTGCGCCCGGCGACCCAGTTAGCCGGCTATGCATTGCCGGTCGATCGCGACGGCGATCTCGTCTATCAGTTCCTGCTGGTGCCATGGACGGGCGCATGCAGCCACATGCCGACGCCGCCGCCCAATCAGATCGTGCTGGTCACGCCAGCCCATCCCTACAAGATGTCGCAAGCCTACCAGTCGGTCGCCGTCACCGGCGCCCTGAAGCCGGACATCGAAAAGAGCCAGCTGTTCATTCTGGATGGCGTCAGCGTCATCCAGTCCGGTTATAGCGTGCGCAAAGCGGATGTGATCGGCGTCGACACCGTGCCGGACACTGTCACCCTGCCGGTGAACTCGCCCTGGAGTTTCCTCAACAAGAAGAAGAACTGA
- a CDS encoding DNA alkylation repair protein has translation MSLPAPDWTAHDIIAHLRSIGTDENRAGMARFGINIATALGVGNTDLRPLARKLKRNHERSLALWASGIREARLVAAFTGESKRITIEECRRWAGDFNSWEVVDTVSDLFVDTPFWRALIEEFAGDEREFVRRTAFAMLAWAAVHLKKEPDATFLSYLPLIEVHAGDERNFVRKAVNWALRQIGKRSMSLHTPALALAQKLADSPDKTARWIGKDAVKELSDAKTLERLASRKI, from the coding sequence ATGTCCCTGCCCGCCCCAGACTGGACGGCGCACGACATCATCGCACATCTGCGCTCAATCGGCACCGACGAAAACCGCGCCGGCATGGCGCGGTTCGGCATCAACATCGCGACCGCGCTTGGTGTCGGCAATACGGATTTGCGGCCCTTGGCGCGCAAGCTGAAGCGCAATCACGAACGATCCCTGGCGCTGTGGGCCAGCGGCATTCGCGAAGCACGGCTCGTTGCGGCTTTCACTGGCGAATCGAAGAGGATCACCATCGAGGAATGCCGCCGCTGGGCCGGCGATTTCAATTCCTGGGAAGTCGTCGATACCGTCTCCGACCTGTTCGTCGACACGCCGTTCTGGCGTGCGCTGATTGAGGAGTTTGCGGGCGACGAGCGCGAATTCGTCCGCCGCACGGCCTTTGCCATGCTGGCATGGGCGGCCGTGCATTTGAAAAAGGAGCCGGACGCGACGTTCCTGTCCTATCTACCATTGATCGAAGTCCACGCCGGCGATGAGCGCAACTTCGTCAGGAAAGCAGTCAACTGGGCGCTGCGGCAGATCGGCAAGCGATCGATGAGCCTGCACACCCCTGCCCTGGCGCTGGCGCAGAAGCTTGCCGACTCCCCAGACAAAACCGCGCGCTGGATCGGCAAGGATGCTGTGAAGGAATTGTCGGATGCCAAAACGCTCGAACGCCTCGCCAGCAGAAAAATTTGA
- a CDS encoding NAD(P)-dependent oxidoreductase, with protein MASVAFLGLGVMGYPMAAHLRNKGDHDVTVYNRTKTKAEQWVDQHGGSLAVTPADAAKDKDFVFSCVGNDDDLRSVTTGPEGAFKSMKKGSVFIDNTTASAEVARELAAAAEAGGFSFLDAPVSGGQAGAENGVLTVMVGGDQAAYDRARPVIDAYARMVGLMGSAGAGQLTKMINQICIAGLVQGLSEGIHFGKKAGLDIEKVIEVISKGAAGSWQMENRHKTMNAGKYDFGFAVDWMRKDLGICLAEADRNGAKLPVTALVDQFYKDVQAMGGKRWDTSSLLARLEK; from the coding sequence ATGGCATCTGTGGCATTTCTCGGTCTTGGCGTGATGGGCTACCCCATGGCCGCGCACCTCAGGAACAAGGGTGATCACGACGTCACCGTCTACAACCGCACCAAGACCAAGGCCGAGCAATGGGTCGACCAGCATGGCGGCAGCCTTGCGGTGACGCCGGCAGACGCAGCTAAGGACAAGGATTTCGTCTTTTCCTGCGTCGGCAATGACGACGATCTGCGCTCGGTGACGACTGGTCCCGAAGGCGCCTTCAAATCGATGAAGAAAGGTTCGGTCTTCATCGACAACACCACTGCCTCGGCGGAAGTCGCGCGCGAACTGGCGGCAGCAGCGGAGGCAGGTGGATTTTCGTTTCTCGACGCGCCGGTCTCCGGTGGCCAGGCCGGCGCGGAGAACGGCGTGCTGACCGTCATGGTCGGCGGCGATCAGGCTGCCTACGACAGAGCGAGGCCCGTTATCGATGCCTATGCCCGCATGGTCGGGCTGATGGGGTCGGCGGGCGCTGGCCAGCTCACCAAGATGATCAACCAGATCTGCATCGCCGGGCTGGTGCAGGGCCTGTCGGAAGGCATCCATTTCGGCAAAAAGGCCGGGCTCGACATCGAGAAGGTGATCGAGGTGATTTCCAAGGGTGCCGCCGGTTCCTGGCAGATGGAAAACCGCCACAAGACGATGAATGCCGGCAAATATGATTTCGGCTTTGCCGTCGACTGGATGCGCAAGGATCTTGGCATCTGCCTGGCGGAGGCCGACCGCAACGGCGCCAAGCTGCCGGTGACCGCGCTTGTCGACCAGTTCTACAAGGATGTGCAGGCCATGGGCGGCAAGCGCTGGGACACGTCCTCGCTGCTCGCGCGCCTGGAGAAGTAG